CGAGCGGATGGTGATGCGGCACGGCCAGCACCCAGGCGAACGCGCCGGCGGCGGCCGCGGTGCGGGTGGCCGCGCCCCACGGCCCGATCGCGCGTCCGAACCGGTAGCGCACCGATCCGACCCATGGCTCCTCGGACGCGACCGGGTCCTGACTGGCGGTGTGCGCGGTGTGCGGGACGGCCGATTTTTCGATCATGCCTCGATGATCGACTCTGTACCCCGGTACCAGGTCAACCCGTTTCGTGAAGGTTGACCCTGTACCCAGGTACCGGGTTCATGCTGGAGGGATGCGAACCCGCGAAGTCGCCGACCGGGCCGGGGTGAACACCCAGACACTGCGCTACTACGAGCGGCGCGGGCTGCTCGCCGAGCCACCCCGCTCACCGGCGGGCTACCGCGAGTACCCGCCGACCGCGGTGCAGGTGCTGCGCTTCGTCAAACGCGCCCAAGAGTTGGGCTTCACCCTGACCGAGGTCGAGGAGCTGCTCGAGCTGGCAGATGGCGGGCCGGATAGTTGCGACGCCGCCCGGGCGCTGGCTGAGGGCCACATCGCCGACCTGGATCGCAAGATCGCCGACCTGCGCCAGATGCGCACCTCGCTGGCCTCGCTGGTCGCGACCTGCGAGCAGCCACGCGCCGATCGCGCCTGTCCAATGCTGGCCGCGATCGACGCCGATGCCCCGCTCACGGAGGTCTCGCGATGAGGGTGGAGGTGCTGCACGTGGCCGACTGTCCCAACACCGCCGTGATCACCCGACGGCTCGCAACACTGATCGCCGAGCGCAGTGACGTCACGCTCGTGCACCGGGTGATCCGGGACGAGGCTGCGGCGGTCGCACGCGGGATGACCGGTTCCCCCACCCTGCTCGTCGACGGAATCGACCCGTTCGCCGCCGGGCATCCGGCGAGCCTGTCCTGCCGGCTCTACACCGACGAATCGGGGACCGTCTCCGGGGCGCCGTCGCTGACCCAGCTGCGGACCGTGCTAGACGGCGCAGTGGAGGCGACGCCATGACCGGCGTGACGAGGACGATGACGGTCGGTGAGCTGTCCCGTCGCACCGGTGTGTCGAACAAGGCGCTGCGTGACTACACCGACTGGGGGCTGATCAACACCCTCGGGCGCAGCGGCGCGAACTACCGCCTCTACGACGAGCAGGCGCTGCACTGCGTGCACCTGATCGCCGAAATGCGCGGCCTCGGGCTCACCCTCGCCGAAATCCGCGCGTTGGCCCGCAGCTATCCGGACGAGAACGGGCAGTTCGTTGGTCCGCGGCTGGCGCAGCGGCTGCGCACCGCACGGGCCCGCGTGGAGGCTCAGATCGCCTGCCTGGAGCAGACGCGCTCCCGCATCGACGCGTTCGAGTCCACGCACCGGGCCCTCCTGGGCGGTCGGTGCGGCAGTGATGCGCGGCGGCTCGAAGGCGAGGCGTGCGCCTGCGCTTGACCTTCCCCCCGGGGGGAGCCCCTACGGTCACGATCGACCGACCCTCTGCTAGGAGGCACCGATCGTGACCGGCACCCCGACCGATCACCGCACCGACGCGAACACCCCGGCCGCGCAAACCGCACGGCTCGGGTCCGCGGCTGCTGCGATCGAGATCGCCGCGCTCAGCAAGATCTACCGCAACAAGCTCGTCGCGGTCGACGATGTGACGCTGTCGATTGCCGCCGGGACCGTGTTCGGTCTGCTCGGCCCGAACGGCGCGGGCAAGACCACCACGATCAAGATGATCGCCGGGCTGATCACGCCGACCACCGGCCGGATCCAGCTGGGCGGCTTCGACGTGAGCAGGCAGCGCAGCCAGGCGGTGCGCCAGATCGGCGCGGTGTTGGAGGGTTCACGCAACGTGTACTGGCCGTTGTCGGCGTGGCAGAACCTGCTGTACTTCGGCCGCCTCAAAGGGTTGCGCAGCGCGGGCATCAAGCCGCGCGCGCAGCAGCTGCTCACCGACCTCGGCCTGTGGGGCCGCCGGCACGACCCGGTCGGCTCGTACTCGCGCGGCATGCAGCAGAAGGTGGCCATCGCGGCCGCGTTGATCACCGACCCGCCGATCATCTTGCTCGATGAGCCCACCCTTGGCCTGGACGTGGAGGCGGCGCGCACGGTGCGTGACTGGATCACGCACCTGGCTCGCGAGGAGGGCAAGACGATCGTGCTCACCACGCACCAGCTCGACATCGCGCAGCAGCTGGCTGACCGGATCGCGGTCATCCGCAGTGGATCGGTTATCGCCGATTTGCCCACCCGCGAATTGCTCGCCCGCTACGCCGAAGACCGCGTCGAAGTGCGCGTCGCCGGATCACTGAACGGGATCTTGCTTCCTGCCGGGGTCATCGCCGAACCGGAGCACGGCGCCACGCGCATCATCGTGCCCAGCACGCGGACCAGCGACGTCTACGCGGTGCTGCGTCGGCTCGAGGCCGGCAACATCGCGATCGTGTCGATGACCCAGGCACAGCCCAGCCTGGAGGAGATCTTCCTGCGACTGATCGGCGATCGGGCGTGACGGTCATCGTGCTGCCGGCGACCAGCACGCCGCGGCTGGTCGGCAACGAGACACTGAAAGGGCTGCAGCTGGCGTGGCGGCGCCGCGCGCTGCTGACCACCTTCGTGCTGATGAACGGGATCACCTTCCTCGGCATCCGGCTGCTCATAGGGGGTGGGCACATCGTCACCCCGCTGCTCGCCGTGACGCTTCCCGCGCTGCTCGCCTACGCGGTCGCGCAAACCGCAGCCATGCAGGGCAGCGGCGGCATCGCCGAGGAGATCAACGGCGGCACGCTGGCCCAGTCGCAACTGTGCCCCGCCTCGCCGCAGCGCCAGGTACTCGGCCGGCTCACCGCCCTGACCGTCGAGGGGCTCGCCACCGCGGTCCCGCTCGCGCTCGTCTTCACGCTCGGCTACGGCGTTCACTACCGACTGCGTCCCGACGTCCTGGTCCCCGCCGCACTGACCGTCCTCGACGGGCTCGGCTACGCGTTGCTGATCATCGCGCTCACCGTGCGGGTGGTCAGCATCGGCGCGATCACGCACGTGTTCGGCATGGTGATCCAGTTCTTTGCCGGCAGCTTCGTGCCGATCACCGTCTTCCCGCACGCCCTGCAGTTCGCGGTCAAGTTCGTCCCGACCACGCTCGGTGTGCAGGCACTCAACACCACGCTGGCCGGACGTGGCCTATCGGCCGCGTGGGCGAACGGCACCGTGCCGTGGCTGATCGTGCATGCCGCTGTGTCGCTCACGCTCGGGTGGGCCTTGTATGCGCGCACCATGCGCCGCGCCCGTCGCGAAGGAGGCCTGTGATGCGCACGCTCACCGCGCTCGGCAATGAGGCCTACAAGGGCTTGCTGCACGCCTGGTCGGAACGGCTGCAGATCCTCATCGAACTGCCGTTCTTCGCACTGTTTGTCCTGCTGCTCGGCCCGCTGCTCGGCCACGGCCGCCAGATCGCCGCCGGGCACGTGCACTGGTCACTGTCCAGCGCCACCACGACCGTGCTGGTGCTGTGGTTCGTCCCGTTCATTTTCTTCTACATGCAGGTCGTCAAACTGTTCTGGCGCCTGCTCGCCGAGATCCAGACCGGCACCATCGAGCAGGTCTACCTCGCCCCGCTGCCGTCCTGGCTGGTCGTCGCCGCCGGACGCATCGTCGCCGCCACCGTCGAGACGGTCCTGGTCGCCGGCGCCACGTACGGCATCGTGTCGCCCTTCGTCCCCATCCACCTGCACTGGACGCCGGCCGCCCTGGTGCCAGCCGCAGCGATCATGATCAGCGGCGTCGGACTGTCCCTGATCGTCGCCGGCGCCACCCTGGTGTGGAAACGCATCCAGCTCGTCAACGACACCGTGCTCATGCTCGTGATGCTGTTCAGCGCCGCCGCCGTCCCACTCATCGCGGTACCCGCCTGGTGGGCGGACACCGCGCGGGCCTTTCCGCTCACCGCCGGCATCGCCAGCCTCAACAACCTCATGCTCGACCACCGCTCGATCAGCCAAACCTGGGGAACGGGCGGGCTCGTGCCGCTGATGGTCACCGCCGCCGGCTACCTCGCCGCCGGGATCCTCGCCTTCCGCCTCGGCGACCACACCGCCAAACGCCGCGGCAGCCTCGCCCGCTACTAACCCGAAAGGACCCCGACGTGACTACGCCCACCGACCCGACCACCCGTAGCGTCGACGCAGCCGCGTTCCGCCGCCTCCTGCACACCGGCGAACCGGCCACGACCACCCAACTCGCCGACGACCTCCAACAACCCGAGGCGACCGTGCAGGCCGCGATCGATGAATTGCACCGGCAAGGCCAACTACGTCTCGATGACGACGGGCGCATCCTCGGCTCGGCCGGACTGAGCATTCGACCCGACCGGCACGAAATCCACCTCAACGGACGCCAGTTCTGGACCTGGTGCGCCTACGACTTCTTCGGCATCTTCGCCGCCCTCGACGCCAGCGGCCACGCCACCACCGTCACCCCCGACACCGGTCAGACCGTCCGGATCGACTTCCGCCACGGCCTACCCGACGCCGCGGAGTTCGTGCTGTTCCTGCCTGCCGACGACCCCACCTGCAGCGCCGACGCCTACGACGCGTGGTGCCCGCACAGCAACCTGTTCCACAGCGCTGACGCTGCCCGCAAGTGGGCCGCCGACCGCGGCGTCACCGGGCACGTACTCACGGCGGCTGAGGCGACCGAGCGCGGCGCGCGTGCGTGGCGACCGGTCGCCGGGTCATCGCGATAGGCGACACCGCTATCCGTGACCGGCTGGACTGGTCAACGCTCGGGCAGCCGGCGTTGCAATCACCGCCAGCCGCCGTTCAAGCACGGTCATACACGTCGTTCGAATTGAACTAACACGCCTTCGAAGCGTGTCGGTGAAGACCGAGACGACGGTTCCGCCGACACTCTCGATCTCGATCTGTCAGTTGGCACCCGTCACCGGGCCGGAAGCAAAATTGGCAACGCCCCTTTGGCCCAAACTGGGATCGTCAGGAACTGCACGCCGCAGACCGAAGCTGGGCTCCGACACGCAGCAGGCCCGCACGTTCGCATGGCCACAGGTCCCCCGCCGCTACGATCACAAGCGACCCAGCCAGGCGGCCCGAAACGGCCCCACACCACGTAGGAGAGCGCAGTGCAGCCCCGTGAATACGGGCCTCTGACTGCGGATAAGACGTCCTACGGGAGCGACGGTGCCCACCGCATACTCCGCGGTGGTCATCCCGGCCTCGACCGACTGCCTGATCGCCTTTGCCCGCTGGGCAATTCGGGTTAAGAGTTCCATGGCGGCCAGCCAACTCCGATCGGCGGGACGTCGCCTCGGACCGGGGGGCGGATGTGGACGACACGCCTCTTGTGGACAGCGAGCACGCACGAAATGCCTGCTGGATCCTGCCTGACCAACGTCCGGCAGCCCAATGGCTCGGGCCCGCGGCGAGCACCCAGCCGGTGCCGTAGGTCGGCTGGATGTTCCGAACCTCGGACGCCGCCGCCCGTCGCGAGTACCGGCCGGTGACTAGGCTCGGAGCCACAGGCTCGCAGGTGCGGAGGGCGCAGAAACGCAGATGGACGTTCGCCCCCTCGTCAGCCTGCGCGGCAGCACGGCCGCACTGCCGTGAACAAGCGCGGCGTCGCGATCATGAGCCTCGCCCACGTCGTCGACGACTCCTACCAGGGCGCCGTGCCCGCGCTCCTTCCGTTCTTCGTCGCGGAGCGGCACTACAGCTACGCCGCGGTGTCCGGACTGACCCTGGCCGCGACGCTGCTCTCGTCGGTCGCGCAACCGGCGTTCGGCTGGTGGACCGACCGGCGCCCCCGCCGATGGCTGATCGGTGCCGGCATCCTGACGGCGGCAGCCGGGGTAGGACTGGCCGGCCTGTTCGCGAACTACGCGATCACCTGGTTCGTGATCGCCCTCTCCGGGCTCGGGATCGCCGCGTTCCACCCGTCCGCAGCGCGCGCGGCCCGGCAGGCGGCGGGCAACAGCAACCGGGCGATGAGTGTGTTCGCGGTGGGCGGCAACGCCGGGTTCGCCCTCGGCTCGCTCATCGCCACGCCCGTCCTGCTGGTCGTCGGGTTGCGCGGCACCGTGCTCCTGGTGCTTCCCGCGGTCGCGATGGTGACGATCCTGGCCGCGCGCCTGACCTCGACGCTCGACGGACCGTCCGGCGGGCGACGCTCGCTGCTGCCCACCGGCGAGGACGACTGGCCGGCCTTCGTGCGCCTGACCACGGTCGTCGTCGTGCGCGCCGTGGTGTTCTTCGGCCTGACCTCGTTCCTGGCGCTGTACTTCATCCACGGCCTGCATACGTCCAAGGCGGTCGGCGGCGCGGCGCTGTCGACCTTGCTCGTCGCCGGCGCGGTGGGCACGTTGCTCGGCGGCTGGCTGGCCGATCGGGCCGGCCGCCTGATCACCATCCGGACCGGGCTGGCGTGCGCGATCCCGGCGATCGCCGGGCTGGTGCTCGTCTCCAGCGTGCCGGTCGCGTTCGTCTTCGCGACGCTCGTGGGTATCGCGCTCTACATGCCGTTCAGCGTGTTCGTCATGCTCGGCCAGGACTATCTGCCCAACCGGATCGGCACCGCGAGCGGAGTGACGGTCGGGCTGGCGGTGAGCGTCGGCGGCCTGTTCAGCCCACTGCTCGGCTGGCTGGCCGACAGCACCAGCCTCCGGTTGACGATCGCGGTGCTCATGGTGCTGCCCGCGCTCGGGTTGCTGTTGTCGCTGCCGATGCACGAGCCGGTCGGGCACGCCGGGCCGATCGGCGACGATGCGGCCGCCGCGATCGGCGATGCGGCTGAGACAGCCGACTCCGCCGGGGTGCTGGGCCCGGACGCCGACCGGTCGAGGTGAACCGGCGGCACGCGGTGAGAGGGGCGGCTGCGAGAGTGCGGGCATGACCCGGCTCGATGCCCGATCCATGCGCGGGTCGACCGTCCCGCTCGGTAACAACCGGCTGTACGTCCTCGAGCAGGGCCCGGTCGACGGACCGGCGGTGCTGTTCCTGCACGGCTGGCCGCAGTCGCACCGGGCGTGGCGGGCGGTCCTGCCGCTGGTCGCGGCGAGCGGGTACCGGGCCGTCGCGGTGGACCTGCCGGGGGCAGCAGGTGCTCGCCAACCCTCGCACCGCCCGGCCGGGTGCGGGCGACCTGCAGCATGGCCGCGGCCGGGTCGACGCCGAGCACCCGGCGGCCGGCCGCGGCGAGTTCGACAGCGAGCACTCCGGTGCCGCAGCCGATGTCGACGACGTCTGCCGCGGACAGCTCATCGGCCAGCGCGAGGTAGAACCCGATGTCGCCGCGCCCGGCGTTCTCGGCGTCGTACAACGCGGCGAGTTCTGGAAGCCGGAAGCCTGCGTCGACCTGCATCGGCGGCTACCAGTGCGCGGGACGGGCGAGGGCGGACGGGATGCGGGTGTGCGCATCACCGCGCGCCGCGTTCAGCTGCGACTGGCTCACGTACAGGGCGCCGAACAGGTCGGCGCCGGACAGGTCGGCGTTGCGCAGGTCGGCGCCGAGCAGGTCCGCCCCACGCAGGTCGGCGTTGCGCAGGTCGGTCGCGATGAGCAGGGCGCCACGCAGGCTGACCCCGGACAGGTCGGCGGCGCGTAGCCGCGCGCCGGCCAGGTCCGCGCCGCGGCGATCCGGCTTGCCGCGACGGACCTCGGCTCGCGTCGCCGCGCTGACGAGCTCGAGCACGGGTCCGACCCGCTCGCGCAGGCCGCCGACGTCCACCTCGGCCAGCCGGTCGGCCGGCCCGGCGGCCAGGGCGGCGACCTCGGCGCGTAGCGCCTCCACCTCGGCACGCCCCCCGGCGCTGGCAAGGCCTACCGCCTGGGTCAGGTACCAGAGCAGTTCGTGCAACTGGCGCACGGTGTCGAACGCCGCGAACATGGCGCGTGCCCGGGCGCGATCCGACCGCCAGTCCGGTTCGCCGAAGATGACCTGCGAGACGCGCTGCCCGGCGCCGAAGCAGTCGAAGGTGACGCAGCCGGAGAAGCCGCGTGGCCGCAGCTCGGCGTGGATCGCGCAACCGAAGTCCGGCTGCAGGTTGGGGCACGGCGTGCCGGCCGGCTTGTCGATCGCGAAGTCGGCCGAGCGGGCGAACGGCAGCGCCACGCAGCACAACCCGGCGCACCGGCTGCAGTCGGCGACCAGTTCCGGCGCAGCCACCGGCGCGCTCATCGCGGCCGCGTCTCGGGTCGACCGTCGTCGCACCGGAGCGTCAGCGTGCTTCCATAGCCACCACTCGACGGTTCGGGCGGTGCCGACGCGAGCACGGGCGGCGCCTCCGAGTCGAGCGCGCCGCACGCCTGCTCGTCGTTCCACTGACGGACCGCCCCCAGCCGCACAGGTCGACCCTAGATGCGACGGTCAAGAAGAATCTGCTGCTGTGCGGCATCGAGCCGGGTAGCTGACCGACCTGACCGATCGGCGGGGCGGGTCACGGCACTGCATCGAGCACCCCGCTCGCGATTCCCACGATCGTCGGGACGATGCCGATGCAGACGAAAGCGGGCAGGAAGCAGAGCCCAAGCGGCGCCATCGCCAGCACGCCGGCCCGGTTGGCGCGGGCGAGCGCCGCGCTGCGCTGTTCGGCGCGCAGGTCACGGGCCAGCCTGCTGAACGCCGCGGCGAGTCGTGCTCCGCTTTTCGCGCTTCGCCGCGCAGCGACGGCGACGGGCGCCAGGTCGGCGTCCTCACCGACGCTCGTCCATGCCTGGTCGGGATCGGCGCCGAGCGCGATCAGGCCGGCGACCCGGCGCCACTGTGCCGCGGCGGCCGGCGCGAGCACGGGTGCGGCGAGCCGCAGCGCGTTCGCGACGTCGCGGCCGCAGCGCAGTGCCGCCGCGGTGAGGTCGAGCGCGAACGGCAGCCGGCCGTCCGGTGGCAACCGGGTGCCGAACAGCCGGGCACCCGCGCGGCGCACCCTGCTCTCGCCGCTCGGCTCGGCGTCCGCACCGCGCAGCAGCCGGTTCGTCCACACCAGCCCGAGGACGTCCAGGACGACGCCCACGCACCAGATCGCGTGCCCGCCCGTCGTGGCCAGCAGGACGTGAACCGGCCGCGCTCCCATCCCCGAGCCCAGGACGAGCCCGAGGATCGGCAGTAGGCCGAGCAGCACCGCCGTCGAGCGGGGACCGGCCAGCGCGGCGCGCACCGCCTGGCCCCGCTCGGTGCTGGCGGAAAGATCGGCACACAGCCCGGCGAGCGTGTCCGTGAGCGGCGCGCCCGAGCTGTCCGCCACTCGCCAGGCGTGCGCGAGTGCGTGCAGGTCCGGGGTCCGGTCCAGCTCGGTGGACAGATCCCCACCCGCACGTGCTGCGCGAGCGGCCGCCCGGCACGGTCCGGACAACCCGGGTGCCGCCTCGGCCGCCGCCTGCAGCGCGGCCGCGGCCCCGGCCCCGGCCTCGATCTCGGCCAGG
This genomic stretch from Jatrophihabitans cynanchi harbors:
- a CDS encoding MFS transporter, which produces MNKRGVAIMSLAHVVDDSYQGAVPALLPFFVAERHYSYAAVSGLTLAATLLSSVAQPAFGWWTDRRPRRWLIGAGILTAAAGVGLAGLFANYAITWFVIALSGLGIAAFHPSAARAARQAAGNSNRAMSVFAVGGNAGFALGSLIATPVLLVVGLRGTVLLVLPAVAMVTILAARLTSTLDGPSGGRRSLLPTGEDDWPAFVRLTTVVVVRAVVFFGLTSFLALYFIHGLHTSKAVGGAALSTLLVAGAVGTLLGGWLADRAGRLITIRTGLACAIPAIAGLVLVSSVPVAFVFATLVGIALYMPFSVFVMLGQDYLPNRIGTASGVTVGLAVSVGGLFSPLLGWLADSTSLRLTIAVLMVLPALGLLLSLPMHEPVGHAGPIGDDAAAAIGDAAETADSAGVLGPDADRSR
- a CDS encoding MerR family DNA-binding protein; this translates as MRTREVADRAGVNTQTLRYYERRGLLAEPPRSPAGYREYPPTAVQVLRFVKRAQELGFTLTEVEELLELADGGPDSCDAARALAEGHIADLDRKIADLRQMRTSLASLVATCEQPRADRACPMLAAIDADAPLTEVSR
- a CDS encoding DUF4244 domain-containing protein; this encodes MELLTRIAQRAKAIRQSVEAGMTTAEYAVGTVAPVGRLIRSQRPVFTGLHCALLRGVGPFRAAWLGRL
- a CDS encoding ABC transporter permease, whose translation is MTVIVLPATSTPRLVGNETLKGLQLAWRRRALLTTFVLMNGITFLGIRLLIGGGHIVTPLLAVTLPALLAYAVAQTAAMQGSGGIAEEINGGTLAQSQLCPASPQRQVLGRLTALTVEGLATAVPLALVFTLGYGVHYRLRPDVLVPAALTVLDGLGYALLIIALTVRVVSIGAITHVFGMVIQFFAGSFVPITVFPHALQFAVKFVPTTLGVQALNTTLAGRGLSAAWANGTVPWLIVHAAVSLTLGWALYARTMRRARREGGL
- a CDS encoding thioredoxin family protein, coding for MRVEVLHVADCPNTAVITRRLATLIAERSDVTLVHRVIRDEAAAVARGMTGSPTLLVDGIDPFAAGHPASLSCRLYTDESGTVSGAPSLTQLRTVLDGAVEATP
- a CDS encoding pentapeptide repeat-containing protein; the encoded protein is MSAPVAAPELVADCSRCAGLCCVALPFARSADFAIDKPAGTPCPNLQPDFGCAIHAELRPRGFSGCVTFDCFGAGQRVSQVIFGEPDWRSDRARARAMFAAFDTVRQLHELLWYLTQAVGLASAGGRAEVEALRAEVAALAAGPADRLAEVDVGGLRERVGPVLELVSAATRAEVRRGKPDRRGADLAGARLRAADLSGVSLRGALLIATDLRNADLRGADLLGADLRNADLSGADLFGALYVSQSQLNAARGDAHTRIPSALARPAHW
- a CDS encoding type II secretion system F family protein, translating into MQGIQARVRGRVRARRLLARHAATAERRGRLSNMSGGAGAPRRAPVNRSGRTAIARRTVARAARALGTRRPRVALTLVVSTLVALAGGGALGVAAGAMLWCVARLGADAAVRRTTRLRERSVDLAVRAVLAEIEAGAGAAAALQAAAEAAPGLSGPCRAAARAARAGGDLSTELDRTPDLHALAHAWRVADSSGAPLTDTLAGLCADLSASTERGQAVRAALAGPRSTAVLLGLLPILGLVLGSGMGARPVHVLLATTGGHAIWCVGVVLDVLGLVWTNRLLRGADAEPSGESRVRRAGARLFGTRLPPDGRLPFALDLTAAALRCGRDVANALRLAAPVLAPAAAAQWRRVAGLIALGADPDQAWTSVGEDADLAPVAVAARRSAKSGARLAAAFSRLARDLRAEQRSAALARANRAGVLAMAPLGLCFLPAFVCIGIVPTIVGIASGVLDAVP
- a CDS encoding ABC transporter ATP-binding protein, producing the protein MTGTPTDHRTDANTPAAQTARLGSAAAAIEIAALSKIYRNKLVAVDDVTLSIAAGTVFGLLGPNGAGKTTTIKMIAGLITPTTGRIQLGGFDVSRQRSQAVRQIGAVLEGSRNVYWPLSAWQNLLYFGRLKGLRSAGIKPRAQQLLTDLGLWGRRHDPVGSYSRGMQQKVAIAAALITDPPIILLDEPTLGLDVEAARTVRDWITHLAREEGKTIVLTTHQLDIAQQLADRIAVIRSGSVIADLPTRELLARYAEDRVEVRVAGSLNGILLPAGVIAEPEHGATRIIVPSTRTSDVYAVLRRLEAGNIAIVSMTQAQPSLEEIFLRLIGDRA
- a CDS encoding ABC transporter permease: MRTLTALGNEAYKGLLHAWSERLQILIELPFFALFVLLLGPLLGHGRQIAAGHVHWSLSSATTTVLVLWFVPFIFFYMQVVKLFWRLLAEIQTGTIEQVYLAPLPSWLVVAAGRIVAATVETVLVAGATYGIVSPFVPIHLHWTPAALVPAAAIMISGVGLSLIVAGATLVWKRIQLVNDTVLMLVMLFSAAAVPLIAVPAWWADTARAFPLTAGIASLNNLMLDHRSISQTWGTGGLVPLMVTAAGYLAAGILAFRLGDHTAKRRGSLARY
- a CDS encoding MerR family transcriptional regulator, yielding MTGVTRTMTVGELSRRTGVSNKALRDYTDWGLINTLGRSGANYRLYDEQALHCVHLIAEMRGLGLTLAEIRALARSYPDENGQFVGPRLAQRLRTARARVEAQIACLEQTRSRIDAFESTHRALLGGRCGSDARRLEGEACACA
- the merB gene encoding organomercurial lyase; protein product: MTTPTDPTTRSVDAAAFRRLLHTGEPATTTQLADDLQQPEATVQAAIDELHRQGQLRLDDDGRILGSAGLSIRPDRHEIHLNGRQFWTWCAYDFFGIFAALDASGHATTVTPDTGQTVRIDFRHGLPDAAEFVLFLPADDPTCSADAYDAWCPHSNLFHSADAARKWAADRGVTGHVLTAAEATERGARAWRPVAGSSR